The window CTGTTAATGCTTTACGACAATCCATCATACCGGCACCTGTGGCCTGACGGAGCTTGTTGATATCAGCGGCTGTAATAGCTACGGCTGTACTCATAATAATTATGTTTAAGATGTTATGTAGAGATATATGCGAATTGGGTCAGTAATCAAACAGTGTACTGAATGACTAATGACCCAATCACTATCTGATGCAATTATTTACCAGCTGGTCTGCGTGTAGCAGGAACGCGACGCTTAGGTGCGTTACCACCACGACCCTTACCACCACGGCCTGATTCTGCTTCAGCTTCAGCCAAGAGACGCGCAGCTTTACGCTCGTTCTCATTGGTATCATCAGAAGAATCATCATCATCTTTTGAAGCCTGACGCTCAGCCAGACCTTCAGCGATTGCTGCAGTGATGTAGTTGGTGATGATTGCGATACTCTTGGTAGCATCGTCATTCGCAGGAATAGCGAAGTCTACTTTATTAGGATCGCAGTTTGTATCAACCATACCGAAGGTTGTAACACCCAGGCGCTTGGCTTCAGCCAAAGCGATGTGCTCGTGACCGATGTCAACGATGAACAAAGCTGCTGGCAGACGACCCAGCTGAGCGATACCACCCAGTACTTTTTCCATTTTGTCTTTATCGCGGCTCAGTGTCAGACGCTCTTTCTTGGTCAGGCTTTCAGCGCTGCCATCATTCAGCATCTTCTCAATGCTCTGCATCTTCTTCACGCTCTTACGAACTGTGTTGAAGTTTGTGAGCATACCACCCAACCAACGCTCAGTAGCGTAAGGCATGTTTACACGCTTAGCGCACTCGCTCACGATTTCTTTGGCCTGCTTCTTCGTAGCTACAAACATGATCTTCTTACCGCTCTTCGCAATTTGCTTCAGGGCAGCTGCAGCTTCCTGCAGGTGATCAACAGTTTTGTTCAGGTCAATGATGTGAATACCTTTCTTCTCAGCGAAGATGTAAGGCAACATCTTGGGGTTCCACTTCTTACGCAGGTGACCAAAGTGTACACCGGCTTCGAGTAATTGCTGTTGCAATGAAGTGTTATTTTCCATTGTATGATTTGTATAAAAGTTTCAAAATTAGTTTGTCGATAGTCTCGCGAACCATGGACCATCGACAATGGACCATGGACACTGCTGCGATTAACGCTTGCTGAACTGGAAGCTTCTGCGGGCCTTTTTGTGACCGAACTTCTTACGCTCAACACCACGCGGATCACGCTTCAGGTAACCGGCTGCTTTCAAAGCAGGACGGAACTCTGGGTTGATCTCGAGCAATGCACGGGCAATACCCAATTTTGCAGCTTCAGCTTGACCTTTCAGACCACCACCGGCAGCGTTGATGAGTACATCAAACTTACCTACCACATCGGCAGTCTTTAAAGGCGCTTCTACCTGATTCTGCAGGTATACCAGCGGAAAATATTCTTTATAGTCCTTGTCGTTTACAGTGATCTTACCGTCACCCTTGCTGATGAACACACGGGTAACCGCTTCTTTACGACGACCAACTGCGTTTTTTTGTTTTTCCATTTATCTGTATTTGGAATGTTGTTGGAATTAGAATTTCAG is drawn from Chitinophagales bacterium and contains these coding sequences:
- the rpsI gene encoding 30S ribosomal protein S9 translates to MEKQKNAVGRRKEAVTRVFISKGDGKITVNDKDYKEYFPLVYLQNQVEAPLKTADVVGKFDVLINAAGGGLKGQAEAAKLGIARALLEINPEFRPALKAAGYLKRDPRGVERKKFGHKKARRSFQFSKR
- the rpsB gene encoding 30S ribosomal protein S2; protein product: MENNTSLQQQLLEAGVHFGHLRKKWNPKMLPYIFAEKKGIHIIDLNKTVDHLQEAAAALKQIAKSGKKIMFVATKKQAKEIVSECAKRVNMPYATERWLGGMLTNFNTVRKSVKKMQSIEKMLNDGSAESLTKKERLTLSRDKDKMEKVLGGIAQLGRLPAALFIVDIGHEHIALAEAKRLGVTTFGMVDTNCDPNKVDFAIPANDDATKSIAIITNYITAAIAEGLAERQASKDDDDSSDDTNENERKAARLLAEAEAESGRGGKGRGGNAPKRRVPATRRPAGK